The following are encoded together in the Acetobacter vaccinii genome:
- the trpA gene encoding tryptophan synthase subunit alpha — translation MSRIAARFQALAAQGRGALIPYLEAFDPDLATSQALFQAMPAAGADLIEIGMPFSDPSADGPVIQAAALRGLRAGATLAGVLSMVAEFRRTDEATPVILMGYVNPVEAYGYERFCTDAVAAGVDGIILVDLPPEEADVLEAPAAQAGLDIIRLVAPTTTDERLAYVLSHASGFVYYVSITGITGTRSASAQDLSAAIPRLRAATSLPIAIGFGVRTPEQAAEAATIADGAVVASALLATLAGTLDANGQATEQTLPSVLKQIEGLAQAVRAAGRAGA, via the coding sequence CCCAGGGGCGTGGTGCCCTTATCCCGTATCTGGAAGCTTTTGACCCCGATCTGGCAACATCACAGGCGTTGTTTCAGGCCATGCCCGCCGCCGGGGCGGACCTGATCGAAATTGGCATGCCGTTTTCCGACCCATCGGCAGATGGTCCGGTCATCCAGGCGGCTGCCCTGCGCGGTCTGCGGGCTGGTGCGACACTGGCGGGTGTCCTGTCCATGGTGGCGGAGTTCCGCCGGACGGATGAGGCAACGCCGGTTATCCTGATGGGATACGTCAATCCGGTGGAGGCCTATGGTTACGAGCGTTTTTGCACGGATGCCGTAGCCGCGGGTGTGGACGGGATCATCCTTGTTGATCTGCCGCCCGAGGAAGCCGATGTGTTGGAGGCTCCAGCCGCGCAGGCCGGGCTGGACATCATCCGCCTTGTGGCCCCGACAACGACGGATGAGCGCTTGGCCTATGTGCTCTCTCATGCATCTGGCTTTGTCTATTATGTCAGTATTACCGGCATAACGGGTACACGTTCGGCCAGCGCGCAGGACCTGTCCGCCGCTATCCCCCGTTTGCGGGCGGCAACATCCCTGCCGATTGCCATCGGGTTTGGTGTACGCACGCCAGAACAGGCTGCCGAGGCCGCAACAATTGCGGATGGCGCTGTTGTGGCGTCTGCCCTGCTGGCGACTCTGGCAGGCACGCTGGATGCCAACGGGCAGGCAACCGAGCAGACACTCCCTAGCGTTTTGAAGCAGATCGAAGGTCTGGCTCAGGCCGTGCGGGCTGCTGGCAGGGCAGGGGCATGA
- a CDS encoding TIGR03862 family flavoprotein: MVAPRVCVVGGGPAGLAAAEVLAQAGCAVRVCDAMPSFGRKFLMAGRGGLNITHSESHASLCDRYGPAADWLRPALDAWRAEDIRQWMAGLGQDSFAGSSGRVFPVAMKASPLLRAWLERLRGLGVDLSANTRWLGWNTQGQPVVQNTRDAGPPQDIEAEALVLALGGGSWPRLGATGGWVSLLQARGVDVAPLQPANCGFTVAWSSLFSQRFAGAPLKPVAVTFGGQRVRGELMVTETGLEGGALYALSAAVRAHVQAHGQATLLCDLRPEMDVGELASRLASTRARESLSNRLRKALRLSPAAIGLLREGGLLPENPHSLAARIKATPVVLGAPAAIGRAISSAGGVAWQACTPGYMLRALPGVFVAGEMLDWEAPTGGYLLHACLATGRAAAHGVLDWLQEGGARRYSLTP, translated from the coding sequence ATGGTGGCTCCGCGCGTCTGTGTCGTCGGGGGTGGCCCGGCGGGGCTGGCGGCGGCGGAGGTTCTGGCTCAGGCAGGGTGTGCCGTGCGTGTGTGCGACGCCATGCCCAGCTTTGGCCGCAAGTTTCTGATGGCCGGGCGGGGTGGGTTGAACATTACCCATTCCGAATCGCATGCATCCTTATGTGACAGATATGGCCCGGCAGCAGACTGGCTGCGGCCTGCGCTGGATGCCTGGCGGGCGGAGGATATCCGCCAGTGGATGGCTGGTCTGGGACAGGACAGTTTTGCAGGGTCTTCCGGCAGGGTCTTTCCTGTTGCCATGAAGGCGTCCCCCTTGCTGCGTGCGTGGCTTGAGCGCCTGCGGGGCTTGGGGGTGGACCTGTCGGCCAATACCCGCTGGCTGGGATGGAACACACAAGGCCAGCCTGTCGTGCAGAACACGCGCGATGCTGGCCCCCCTCAGGATATAGAGGCCGAAGCTCTGGTGTTGGCTCTGGGGGGCGGCAGTTGGCCGCGGCTTGGGGCTACGGGTGGCTGGGTGTCCTTGTTGCAGGCGCGCGGGGTGGATGTGGCCCCCCTGCAACCCGCCAACTGCGGGTTTACGGTGGCGTGGTCGTCCCTTTTTAGCCAGCGTTTTGCTGGTGCTCCCCTTAAACCTGTGGCTGTGACTTTTGGTGGTCAACGGGTGCGCGGGGAGTTGATGGTTACCGAGACAGGGCTGGAAGGCGGAGCGCTCTACGCTCTTTCCGCTGCTGTGCGGGCACATGTGCAGGCCCATGGACAGGCTACGCTGCTGTGCGATTTGCGGCCCGAAATGGATGTGGGGGAACTGGCCAGCAGACTGGCTAGCACCCGCGCGCGGGAGAGCCTGTCAAACCGCCTCCGCAAGGCGCTCCGCCTGTCGCCAGCAGCAATTGGTCTGCTGCGTGAGGGTGGGCTGCTGCCTGAAAACCCGCACTCCCTTGCCGCGCGGATCAAAGCCACTCCGGTGGTGCTGGGGGCTCCTGCGGCAATCGGGCGGGCTATTTCCTCAGCCGGTGGGGTGGCTTGGCAGGCCTGTACCCCAGGCTACATGCTGCGTGCATTGCCCGGTGTATTCGTGGCGGGGGAAATGCTGGACTGGGAAGCCCCGACCGGCGGTTACCTGCTTCACGCCTGCCTTGCCACAGGGCGCGCTGCGGCCCATGGCGTGCTGGACTGGTTGCAGGAAGGCGGGGCTAGGCGGTATTCCCTCACACCATGA